GATCTGCCAGCTGATCTCCGGGTGGACAGGGCTTGCAAAATTGAGGCAGTTGACGATGCAGATAGGCTCTGCCCCATAGCAGGCGAGATTCTGGGCATTTTCAAGCACGGCATTTGCGGTGCCCTCCCGGGGCCTGAGATAGATATGCCGGGGATTGCATCCGCAGCTGAAATAGAGACCCTGATCTTCAAGCCGGATGACTGCAGCATCGGGCCCAAGTGAGACCGTTCTGAGCTGGACTTCATGATCATACTGTGAGGAGACCCATTCTTTTGAACCGCATTCGGGATGTGAGAGGACCAGTCCGATGAGGGTGCGAAGATCCTGCCCTGGGGCTGTATATGGCTTCTCTGCCTGGTAGGATCGCTCCTCCCAGCTGCAGGCAGGTGCCCCCCCGACAAGGAGATCCATCGGGAGATCACAGACGACACGGCCATTGAACTCGACAATATACCGTGGATCGGCTATCACTTCACCGACATCAGCCCAGGGGAGATCATACTTGTCCAGGATCGATCCGATGACGCCAAGATCGCCCGGAGCAACCTCAATGAGCATCCGCTCCTGTGACTCGGCAAGCATGATCTCAACTTCATTCATCCCGGTCTCCCTGAGGGGAACACGTTCAGCATAAATCCGTGCTCCATACGTGCTTGACATCTCGCTGGAAGCACCTGCAAACCCGGCTGCACCGAGATCCCGGCATGCATAGACTTTCTTTGTTGCACAGAGCTCGGCTGTTGCATCGATGAGGAGCTTCTCCATGTAGGGGTCACCGACCTGAACGCTTGGCCGGTCATCGGCACCTGCATCCTCTGCAAGATCCCGTGATGCAAAAGAAGCACCGCCGAGGCCGTCACGTCCGGTGCGGGCACCATAGATGATCAGGCGGTTGCCGGGTTTTTTGACCCGTCCGGTCAGATAGCCATCCGGATCAACAGTCCCGACAGCAACGACATTCACAAGGGGGTTGCCCTGGTAGCTCTCGTCAAACGTGAGATCTCCCCTGACGACAGGGACACCGATGCAGTTGCCATAATCCCCGATACCGGAGACGACATGTTCGAAGAGATGGCGCGTCTTGTCGTTGTCGGGCTTCCCAAAGCAGAGGGGATCCATCAGGGCAACCGGGTATGCACCCATCGAGATGATGTCGCGGACTATACCGCCGACACCGGTTGCAGCTCCATCATAGGGATCGATGTAGCTTGGATGGTTATGACTCTCCATACCGATAGCAAGCGCAGTCTTTTCAGAAAATGAGACGATTGCAGCATCATCCCCGGGACCAAGGATGACGTTTTTTCCGTCAGTTGGCAGCGTCTTCAGGAGCGCTTTTGTTGATCGGTAACTACAATGCTCGCTCCAGAGATTTTCAAAGGCAGCGGCTTCCAGGGGTGTGATATCCCGTCCCAGGTGTGAGCGGATGATCCCGAGATCGTCTTCCGACAGCATGGTACAAGAGATCACCCTGAGAGATAAAATAAGGATCTCTTCTGTCTGATCCCTTCCCTTTTTACACCTGAGGTTCCTATATATCTGCATGGGAGACAGTTACGAGGAGCTGCTGAAGAAGGCATACACCGGCATCACCGAGCCGACGGAAACCGGAGAGCGGTTCGTTGTGCCGCCGGTGAAGTCATATCTGGAAGGGAAGACAACAATACTTGAGAATTTTTCTGAGATTGCACAGGCACTCAACCGGGATTCCGATCACTTCATGAAGTTCATGCTTGGTGAACTTGGAACCGCCGGTAAGATAGACGGAAGCCGTGCCATCTTCAATGGCAAGTTTGAAACCGATGTCCTGAGTGCGATTGTCAAGAACTATATTGATGATTTTGTCATCTGTTCCGAATGCGGCAGGCCGGATACCCGGCTCGTCAAGGATGATCGGATTCATATGCTCCGGTGCGATGCCTGCGGAAGCCATCGTCCGGTGCGCAAGCGCCGTGCCAGAACCGAGGTGAAAGGAACAAGCCTTGAAGAGGGGCAGGAGCTTGAGGCGGAGATCGAATCTGTCAGCAGGCGTGGCGATGGTGTTGCAAAGATAGGCAAATACATCCTGTATGTCACCGGCGGAAAACCCGGCCAGAAGATAAAAGTAAAAATTACAAAAATATCAGGCCAGGTTGCCTTTACCCAGCGGCTCTGAAAAACCCATTTCCAGGGTTTTTAAAAAAAATCTATTATTTTTTCTATTTCACGACTGATCCGACCTGTGTGAGAACCTCATCACATGACCGGTTGATCCGCTCGCATGCTTCCCTGATGACCGTGAGCGGATCCTTTGTGCCGTCTGTCGTGACAAGGAGTTCGGGATCCGAGAACTGGTATTCGACCACGTACTTGCCGACATTCACAGAGGGGTCTTTGATTATCTCATCCTCAAGGAGGTTCATAAAGGTGTGTTTCTCACCAACGAGCACCATCCTGATTTTATTTTTTTCAA
The Methanocalculus natronophilus genome window above contains:
- a CDS encoding translation initiation factor IF-2 subunit beta, translated to MGDSYEELLKKAYTGITEPTETGERFVVPPVKSYLEGKTTILENFSEIAQALNRDSDHFMKFMLGELGTAGKIDGSRAIFNGKFETDVLSAIVKNYIDDFVICSECGRPDTRLVKDDRIHMLRCDACGSHRPVRKRRARTEVKGTSLEEGQELEAEIESVSRRGDGVAKIGKYILYVTGGKPGQKIKVKITKISGQVAFTQRL
- a CDS encoding DNA-directed RNA polymerase subunit L, whose product is MNIKILELEKNKIRMVLVGEKHTFMNLLEDEIIKDPSVNVGKYVVEYQFSDPELLVTTDGTKDPLTVIREACERINRSCDEVLTQVGSVVK
- the purL gene encoding phosphoribosylformylglycinamidine synthase subunit PurL codes for the protein MLSEDDLGIIRSHLGRDITPLEAAAFENLWSEHCSYRSTKALLKTLPTDGKNVILGPGDDAAIVSFSEKTALAIGMESHNHPSYIDPYDGAATGVGGIVRDIISMGAYPVALMDPLCFGKPDNDKTRHLFEHVVSGIGDYGNCIGVPVVRGDLTFDESYQGNPLVNVVAVGTVDPDGYLTGRVKKPGNRLIIYGARTGRDGLGGASFASRDLAEDAGADDRPSVQVGDPYMEKLLIDATAELCATKKVYACRDLGAAGFAGASSEMSSTYGARIYAERVPLRETGMNEVEIMLAESQERMLIEVAPGDLGVIGSILDKYDLPWADVGEVIADPRYIVEFNGRVVCDLPMDLLVGGAPACSWEERSYQAEKPYTAPGQDLRTLIGLVLSHPECGSKEWVSSQYDHEVQLRTVSLGPDAAVIRLEDQGLYFSCGCNPRHIYLRPREGTANAVLENAQNLACYGAEPICIVNCLNFASPVHPEISWQIAEAIRGMGDMCRVLDIPVVGGNVSLYNESDEYSTQIKPTPIIGMIGKGGIRTFSPPPDGAALALVGTPAPALGGSILDAVTGCGGAAPETGDAGIVREVRDLVRKNALLSVTDISRGGLLAALAKIAPRCSVTIHNDPIASLFSESYGQFLVAVDDPGVLKGLPHTMLGTAGGDLLSITAGSETIELTARDLEEYAGTITRIMTSD